TTTCGGCCAGCCGTTCGCGCTCGCTGTCGGCCAGTTCATCCATGATCACCATGGAGCAGCTATATATCCCATGGGGACCGGCCAGCATCTCATCCACTTCCGCCAACAGGGAAACCACCTGTGAGGGGTCCAGATTGAACTGCTTTCCAAGCAGCGAGTGAATGGCGTCTTTCTCTTTCTCATGATAAACGGCGTCCGACATGGCGGCCTTGACCAGCAAGGCCCCCACGGCAATCTGCAAGGAGGAGAATTCTTCCTTGCCATGGGCATCCACCGGACCGGCAAAAAGGGTTTCGAGCTTGCTCATTCGGGCGAGACCTCCATCCGGGACCGGACTTCGTCTCTGATCCGCAGGCTGTCTTCTTCCTCAATATCGAGGATGGGGCCGACCCGACGCATCAGGCGCTCTTCGTATTGATGCAGGAAGCCGTCGGCATACATGATCTCCCAGACCATGGCGAGCAAAGATTCGCGTTCGCTGTCGTCCAATTCGTCGTTCAGCACCATGGAACAGGCGTAGAGACCATTGGATCCCCCGAGAAATTCCAGAGCCGAGTCGATCAGAGCCGAGGCTTTCTCCGACTCCATCGCAAACCGCTGGCTCAATTGGCCTTGGATCATGGCCCGTTCTTCGGGCTGAAAGTCATCGTCGGCGGAAGCGGCCTTGATCAATAGCGCACAGACGGCGACCTGCAAGATGGTAAAGGCACCATCCTCGCCCTGCTCCTCGAAGACACTGGTCAGTCGTTCGCTCATGTCGGCCATTTTGGCGAAGGCCGTTCGTTAGGTCCAGAGATATCACCCTGCCAAAAGACCAAAACTGGCCAATTCGTTACGCAAGAGGCTCGCTTCCTTGAAATGGTGTCCCTGCCATCCCTGGCTGCGGGCCCCTTCGACATTTTCGATCCTGTCATCGACAAAAACCAACTGGTGTGGCGCATACCCGCTGCGCCCCGTGACGATTCGATAGATCTCCGGATCAGGCTTCATCACCTTTTCCCGGGCAGAAACAACCCAATCATCGAACAGATTGAGGAAGGGATAGGCCTCGCAGGCAGTTTCAAAGGTCTCCTGGGCACAATTGCTAAGCCCTAACAGCGGGACACCCGCTTTTTTGAGGTCCCGTATCAATGATTCCGCACCATCAATGGGGCCGGGAACCATCTCGATCCAGCGGCCGTAATAGGCTCGGATGAGGTCTTCGTGCTCGGGGAATTGCGTGACCAAATCATCGGTGCCATCGGCGGTGCTCCGCCCGGCATCCTGTTGGGCATTCCATTCATCAGTACAGACCGAGCCTAAAAACGCTTCCAGCGCCGTCTCGTCGGGGATCAGCTTGCGATAAAGGTGACGGGGATCCCACGCCACCAGCACGCCACCCAGATCGAAGACCACCGCTGAGGGCGCGCCCAGGGCCAATGGCATCAGCCCGCTCTGCCGTGGCAGTGCTTGTACTTGCGCCCGGATCCGCAAGGACAGGGCGCATTGCGGGCTACTTTGCCCCAAGTAGAGGGATCGTTGGGATCCACCTCGGCAGCGGCCTGTCGCGATCGAATCGGTGCCGGACCCGCCGGTTCCTCGGCTTGTGAGTCGGGAACGGACGAATCGTTCAGGACACCGGTGGCTTGGGCGTATCCCAGCGAGGGATCGACCCGGGTCTCATGCATTTCCTGCTGACCGCCGCTCATGGAATAATCCTCGGGTGGCGTCATATGCAGTTCCACATGGAGCAACACCTGGGTGACCCGCTCCCGCAGACCGACAAGCAATTCGTCGAACAGGTTGAAGGCCTCGCGCTTGTATTCGTTCAGCGGATCGCGCTGACCATATGCCCGCAGGCCAATGCCCTGACGCAGGTGGTCGAGGGTCAGCAAGTGATCCTTCCAGACCATATCCAGCACCTGCAGCAAAATACTCTTCTCCACATCGCGAATGACCTCGGGGCCGTAGTTGGCAACTTTTTCCGCCGCCTTGCCATCGGCCACTTTGAGGATCCGCTCACGGATTTCCACATCGGCAATGCCTTCTTCCTTGGCCCAGTCATCCAAAGGTAGATCAAGGCCCAGAACGCGTAGGGCATCCGCGTGCAGGCCTTCCACGTCCCATTGCTCGGCAAAGGCTTTTGGCGGGATATAGCGCGTGACCATGTCTTCGATCACATGATGGCGCATGTCGTGAACGGTGTCCGCCACTTCGTCAGCGGTCATCAGTTCGCGGCGCTGTTCATAGATCACCTTACGCTGATCGTTCATCACATCGTCGAACTTCAAAAGATTCTTACGAATTTCGAAGTTGCGCGCCTCGACCTTCTGCTGCGCCTTTTCCAGCGCCTTGTTGATCCAGGGATGAACGATCGCCTCGCCGTCCTGCAATCCCAGTTTCTTCAGCATACCGTCGATGCGTTCGGATCCGAAAATGCGCATCAGGTCGTCTTGCAGGGACAGATAGAACTTGGAGCCGCCGGGATCGCCCTGACGACCGGAACGACCGCGCAGCTGATTATCAATGCGTCGGCTTTCGTGTCGTTCGGTGCCGACGACATAAAGCCCCCCGGCCTTCAGCACGATTTCCCGATGGGCGGCCACTTCGGCTTCGATGGCGGCCTTGCGCTTCTGGAACTCATCGCTTTCCGGATCCAGCTTGGCCAGTTCGGTGGCAATGCGCATGTCCACGTTGCCGCCCAACTTAATATCGGTTCCGCGACCGGCCATGTTGGTGGCGATGGTCACCGCCCCCGGGGCACCGGCCTGGCTGATGATCCCGGCTTCGCTGGCGTGATGCTTGGCGTTCAGCACCGCATGGGGAATCTTGCGCTTCTTCAGGATACCGGCCAGTTCCTCGGATTTCTCGATGGAGACGGTCCCCACCAGGATGGGCTGGCCTCTCTCGTGGCAATCGGCGATCAGGTCGGCGATGGCCTGGTGCTTTTCGTCGGAGGTCCGATAGACCTCGTCATCCTCGTCGATGCGGGAAACATCCATGTTGGTGGGGATCTCGACCACTTCGAGCTTGTAGATCTCGGCAAACTCGCCCGCCTCGGTCATGGCCGTACCGGTCATGCCCGCCAGCTTGGGATATAGCCGGAAATAGTTCTGGAAGGTGATCGAAGCCAGCGTTTGGTTCTCGTTCTGGATCTCGGCGCCTTCCTTGGCTTCCAGAGCTTGATGAAGACCTTCGGAGAAGCGGCGGCCCTCCATCATGCGACCGGTGAATTCGTCGATGATCACCACCTTGTTGTCCTTGACCACATAGTCCACATCCTTGGTGAACAGAATATGGGCCCGCAGGGCGGAGTTGATGTGGTGGACCAAGGAGATATTCTGGATATCATAGAGCGTGCCCTCGGCCAGGACACCTTCTTCGCGCAGCAGGTTCTCCATCTTCTCGGTGCCGACCTCGGTAAAAGTGGCGGCGCGGGACTTTTCGTCCTTTTCGTAATCTTCCTCGGAGAGCCGTGGAATGAGCTTGTCGATGCGGGAATATAGCTCCGAGTTGTCCTCGGTCGGACCGGAAATGATCAACGGCGTGCGGGCCTCGTCCACCAGGATCGAATCAACCTCGTCGACGATGGCGAAATTGAACGGGCGTTGAACCATTTCCTCGATGCGGAACTTCATGTTGTCGCGCAGGTAGTCGAAGCCCAGTTCGTTGTTGGTGCCGTAGGTCACGTCACAGGCATAGGCCTTTTGACGCTGTTCGTCGGTCATGCCGTGAATGATGCAATCGACGCTAAGGCCCAAGAAGCGATAGACCTGCCCCATCCACTCCGCATCACGCTTGGCCAGGTAGTCGTTGACCGTCACCACATGCACGCCTTTGCCTTCCAAGGCGTTCAAGTAAACGGGCAAGGTGGCGACCAGGGTTTTACCCTCACCGGTCTTCATTTCCGAAATCATACCCTTGTGCAGCACCAGGCCGCCCATGAGCTGTACGTCGTAGGGGCGCTCGCCGAGAGTCCTTTTGGCCGCTTCGCGCACCGTGGCAAAGGCATCGGCCAAGACATCATCAAGGCTTTCGCCCTCACTCAAGCGGTTTCGCAGCCAAACGGTACGGGCGGCTAATTCCTCATCGCTCAAGGCCGAGACGGAGGCTTCCAACTCGTTGATCGCATGAATGGTTTTATTGAGACCTTTAACATAGCGGTCGTTGGCTGAACCGAACAACTTGCGGGCGATGGCGCCTAACATGGAAATACCTCGGACTCATTATATGGTGGATGCTTGGGGAATATTCCGACTGGTCCTCCCCAGGGGCATTCCACGCGGTTGCGAAAGAGATAGAGGGGGCGAAGGCCCCTGTCAACGGCAGCGGCTATTGATCCTCATCCTTGGTCATTCCGGGGCTGTACCAAACCACGATCATCTGTTATGATAATCGCGCGGAGCAGTGGCTGTACCAGGGGCAGAAGCCTGGCCCTGCTTTCCGACTGGTAAATCCTCAGAAGGAGGCCTTAAGAATGAACGAGAGTAACATCGGGGGACTACCGTCCCAGCAAGTGCCGCAAAAGGGCGATGCCCGCGCGGCCCATCAACAGCCCGCCGAACGACCGGAATTGGAGCGTCTGCAACAACAGCATGCGGCTGAGCAGAGCAAGCCGGTTTCCAGCGAGCAACAGAATCGATCTGGCAACTCCACCCAAGACGGCGGGTCCGGCGTGGTGGTCGATCTCAAGACCATTCCCCGTGCTGCGCTGCCGACGGTCACGGGTGTTTCGCCCGCCCGCGCGCTTTCTTATGCCGTGGCTGCCCTGAAGGTGGAGCTGTCCACCCTCTTTGTGGTTCTGGGCCAAACCGGCGACACATCTGCCGGAATTGCCGAAAAGGTGGGGGCGACCATTGAGCATGACCTGAGCCTGAACACCGGCGGTGCTTCCGGCGTCGCTCAATCGGTGGGACAGGCTTTGGAAAAATTCAGCCTGCCCCCCATTCCCACCACCAGCGGCGCCAGCGTGGCGGCCCTGAGTTCCGTGGATATTTCCATTTCCGTTCAGGATCTTCAGGTCAGTCTTGGCGTGGGTGGCGGAATCGATGTCAGCTATGCCAGCATCGACGTGGTTACAGAGACCACGGCTGGGCTGGCCCTGGTCGGCGGCGGCGTTCCCAATTTCGCCCAGGATCTGACCGGCAGCGAAGTGGATCTGCCCGGACTGCAATCCGGAATCGTGTTTGGGCAAGGTACGGAAGACCTACGAGGTCATTCAGCCCGTCTGGGAGCGCGCCCGGAAGTGGAACTGGAGCTACCCTCCGCGACTCGGTCCAAAGAACCGCCCCGTGTGGCGACCTATGGACCGCAAGCCATTCGCCCCGATGCTCCCCCACAGGAGCAACAGGCCGGATTGGACTCCTTACGTCGCCGGGTTGATCAGGCGGTATCCTCTTTGATGCTTGTCAAGGGCGGGTCCCTGCGCGAAGGCGAAGGCGAAAAGAGTCTGACCTTGGCCAGCCTGGATGTTATTCGCCCGCTGTTTTCGCGGCGGGAAGGACAGGTTCAGTTGGCGTCGGGATTGGTTGAATTCGCTCAAGCGGCGGAACGAGCCACTCTGGACAAGAATCAGATCGGCACGACCGGTTTCGATTCCAAAGCTTAAGACATGGGTATCCCGGACCGGCCTATCCGGTCCGGTAACAGATCTCAGTATTGGTGAATCAGGATCCAGGCACCGTGGGCAATCGGCGCCGGGCCTGTTTGCCTGCCCGTGTTTTTCCCGTTGAAGTTCGCAGATAACCAGTCGCAGCCTCTTGCCGCCTGAGCGCCAATATGCTTCAGTCGCCGCCGGATGGTCGATACTCCATCCGACCCGAAGCTTTAAACCCAAGGATCTTATCCATGCTTGCACGCTTTGCCCGATCCGCCGCCGTTTGCCTTGTCGCGGCGACTGCCTTCCATTCCGCCGCCTTGGCCGCTGATCCGACGCCAGAGACGGTAGTGGCGCGTGTCAACGGTGAAGCCGTGAAGTTCTCCGACATTTTGGTCGCGCGGGAACAATTGCCCGCCAAGTACCGCCAGGTCCCCATCGACCAGGTTTTCGAGATGCTCCAGGCTGCCTTGATTAACAATAAACTGCTGACTGTCGAGGCTCGCTTGCAAGGTCTACAAGACCTGCCAGCGATCAAGGAACGGGTTCAGCGGGTCGAAGATCAATTGATTGCCCGCCAGTTGCTTTTGGAGCATGTGAACTCGCAGATCACCGATGCGCTGATGCAGGAGTCCTATCAAAAAGTGGTGGCGCAGAATTCCGGGATCGAGGAACTCCATACCCGTCATATTCTGGTCAATGATGAAGCCTTGGCCGCGGACTTGATTGCTCAACTCAACAAGGGCGCGGACTTTGCCGATTTGGCGGTCAACAATTCAACAGGCCCGACCGGTCCCAAGGGGGGCGATCTGGGCTGGACCCGTCTGGGCTCACTGGTCCCCGAGTTCGAAGCGGCGGCCCTGACCTTGCAGAAAGGCAGCCATACCCCTGCTCCGGTCAAGACTCAATTCGGTTGGCATGTGATCAAGATGGAAGACCGTCGACTGGCTCCCGTACCGACCTATGAAGAAGCCGAGCCGGCCATTCGCGCCAAGCTTTCCAACGATATCGCCGTGGAACTCACCAAGGAGCTAATGACCCGGTCGCATGTTGAGCGGTTCAATCTGGATGGCACGCCCATGGCGGCCCCGGCGGCCCAATAGACGGCCCCGCCATGACCGAGGTTTCGCCTTTGGCTCCGGACGCCTTTCCCGATCTCCCTTCGATCGAGGGGGCTCGGCTGGCCGCTCATGCGGCGGGAATTCGCTACAAGAACCGTAGCGATCTGATGTTGATGCATTTCCCCGACGGGGCGACAGCGGCAGGAGTCTTTACCCGCTCCAAAACCGCCGCCGAGCCAATTCATTGGTGTCGGCGGGCCCTAAAGAAGAGTGGCGGAAGGGCCATGGCCCTGTTGGTCAACGCGGGGAACGCCAATGCCTTTACCGGCGAGGCCGGTGTACGGTCCGTGGAGCGCACCGCAGCCCGATGTTCCGCCGTGCTCGGGTGCCCGGAAAGGACGATTTATCTGGCGTCTACCGGGACCATTGGCGAGGATCTTCCCGACGAGCGGATTACCGACGCCATGGAAACCATTGCCGCAGGGTTATCCCCGGACCGCTGGGAGGATGCCGCCCGCGCTTTTATGACCACCGATACCTTTCCCAAGGGTGCGACCCGAACGACCCAGATCGGGCATACAAGAGTCACCTTGAACGGTATCGCCAAGGGCTCGGGCATGATTGCGCCTGATATGGCGACCATGCTGTCCTATGTGGTCACCGATGCGGACCTGCCCGCCGACGTGCTTCAGTCTTTGCTGAACGAGGGGGTTACGGGAAGCTTCAACAGCATCACCGTGGATTCCGATACCTCTACCTCCGATACCCTGATGCTCTTTGCCACCGGCAAGGCAGGCAACCCGGTACCAGGCCGGTCCACCGATCCGCTGCTCAAGGATTTCAAAAACGCCCTAAACGACTTGCTGCGCGATCTTGCTCATCAGGTGGTCAAGGACGGCGAAGGCGCCACGAAGTTCATCGAAGTCCGGGTCGCCGGGGCCGAGGACGACGGCGCCGCCAAGCGCATTGCCCTCTCCATCGCCAACTCCCCGTTGGTCAAGACCGCCATTGCCGGGGAAGACGCCAATTGGGGCCGCATTGTCATGGCCGTGGGCAAGGCAGGCGAAGCTGCCGATCGGGACAAATTGGTCATATCCATCGGTGGCGTGCCGGTGGCGACCAAGGGCCGTGCCGTGCCCGACTACGATGAAGGCCCGGTCGCGGCCCATATGAAGGGTCAGGAAATCCTTGTCGACGTCCATGTGGGCATTGCCGAAGGCCAGGCCACCGTCTGGACCTGCGATCTGACCCATGGTTATATCTCCATCAACGCCGATTACCGGACCTGAGGGTCTTTATGACCACCCCCACCCCCGACGGCTGCTATGCCGCCCAACCGCCCCATCGAGCGCTGCCGATCTTGCTGGTCAGTGCTGTTGCGTTGCTGGATGCGGATAGTCGAGTGCTGCTGGCGCAACGGCCCGAGGGCAAGGCCATGGCCGGACTTTGGGAGTTTCCCGGTGGCAAGGTACATGAGAATGAAAGCCCCGAGACCGCCCTGGTGCGGGAGCTGCAAGAAGAGTTGGGTATTGACGTGACCGAGAGCTGTCTGGCGCCGCTGACTTTCGCTTCTCACCAGTACGACGATTTCCACCTGATGATGCCGCTTTATGTGTGCCGTACCTGGAAGGGCATGGTAACGCCCCTGGAGGGGCAGGCGTTGAAATGGGTGCGCCCGGCGAAGCTGGCCGAATTCCCCATGCCGCCCGCCGACTTGCCGCTGATTCCCTTGTTGCGGGACTGGCTCTAGACCATTAGGTTGACCGGCAAATCTCACCGCATGCCGAAGAGGCTGTCTTGAAATATATCTCCACCCGCGGGCAGGCACCGGACCTGCCGTTCGATGACGTGCTGCTGACCGGCCTGGCCCGTGACGGCGGCCTCTACGTGCCCGATCAATGGCCGACCTTTAGCGACGATGACTGGCGTGCCATGCGCGGCCTGCCCTATTGGGAAATCGCCGTGCGGGTGATGCAGCCCTATGTGGCCGGGACCATCCCCGAAGCCGACTTTGCCGACATGGTGCGCGATGCCTATGCCGGGTTCGGCCATCGCGCCGTGGCCCCCATGAAGCAGATGGGCGACAACCTGTGGCTCATGGAACTGTTCCATGGCCCCACCCTGGCCTTCAAGGACATGGCCATGCAGATCCTCGGGCGGCTGTTCGACTATGTGCTGACCCAGCGCGGCGAGACGGTAACCATCGTCGGCGCCACCTCCGGCGATACGGGCTCAGCGGCCATCGAGGCCTGCCGCGACCGGGAAGCCATTGAGTGCTTCATCCTCTATCCCCATGGCCGGGTTTCCGACGTACAGCGTCGCCAGATGACCACCGTGCCATCGGACAACGTCCATTGCATTGCCCTGGAAGGCACCTTCGATGATTGCCAGGACGCGGTGAAGGCCATGTTCAATGACATCGCCTTCCGCGACGCCAAGCGCCTGTCGGCGGTCAATTCCATCAACTGGGCCCGCATCATGCCGCAGATCGCCTATTACGTGGCGGCGGCGGTCAATCTGGGAGCGCCGGAGCGCAAGGTGTCCTTTGCCGTGCCCACGGGCAACTTCGGCAATATCTTCGCGGCTTACGCGGCGGGCAAGATGGGCCTGCCCATCGAGCAGTACATCATCGGGTCCAATTCCAACGATATCCTGACCCGGACCCTTGAGACCGGCACCATGAGCATGGTCCCCGTGGTGCCGACCACCAGCCCGAGCATGGATATCCAAATCTCATCCAACTTCGA
The sequence above is drawn from the Magnetospira sp. QH-2 genome and encodes:
- the argJ gene encoding bifunctional glutamate N-acetyltransferase/amino-acid acetyltransferase ArgJ, yielding MTEVSPLAPDAFPDLPSIEGARLAAHAAGIRYKNRSDLMLMHFPDGATAAGVFTRSKTAAEPIHWCRRALKKSGGRAMALLVNAGNANAFTGEAGVRSVERTAARCSAVLGCPERTIYLASTGTIGEDLPDERITDAMETIAAGLSPDRWEDAARAFMTTDTFPKGATRTTQIGHTRVTLNGIAKGSGMIAPDMATMLSYVVTDADLPADVLQSLLNEGVTGSFNSITVDSDTSTSDTLMLFATGKAGNPVPGRSTDPLLKDFKNALNDLLRDLAHQVVKDGEGATKFIEVRVAGAEDDGAAKRIALSIANSPLVKTAIAGEDANWGRIVMAVGKAGEAADRDKLVISIGGVPVATKGRAVPDYDEGPVAAHMKGQEILVDVHVGIAEGQATVWTCDLTHGYISINADYRT
- a CDS encoding (deoxy)nucleoside triphosphate pyrophosphohydrolase; protein product: MTTPTPDGCYAAQPPHRALPILLVSAVALLDADSRVLLAQRPEGKAMAGLWEFPGGKVHENESPETALVRELQEELGIDVTESCLAPLTFASHQYDDFHLMMPLYVCRTWKGMVTPLEGQALKWVRPAKLAEFPMPPADLPLIPLLRDWL
- a CDS encoding TerB family tellurite resistance protein, translated to MSKLETLFAGPVDAHGKEEFSSLQIAVGALLVKAAMSDAVYHEKEKDAIHSLLGKQFNLDPSQVVSLLAEVDEMLAGPHGIYSCSMVIMDELADSERERLAEMIWDVVYADGVLHDFEEGLMQRLAPLLDIEDDQARLIQHRASTKVSD
- the secA gene encoding preprotein translocase subunit SecA; translated protein: MLGAIARKLFGSANDRYVKGLNKTIHAINELEASVSALSDEELAARTVWLRNRLSEGESLDDVLADAFATVREAAKRTLGERPYDVQLMGGLVLHKGMISEMKTGEGKTLVATLPVYLNALEGKGVHVVTVNDYLAKRDAEWMGQVYRFLGLSVDCIIHGMTDEQRQKAYACDVTYGTNNELGFDYLRDNMKFRIEEMVQRPFNFAIVDEVDSILVDEARTPLIISGPTEDNSELYSRIDKLIPRLSEEDYEKDEKSRAATFTEVGTEKMENLLREEGVLAEGTLYDIQNISLVHHINSALRAHILFTKDVDYVVKDNKVVIIDEFTGRMMEGRRFSEGLHQALEAKEGAEIQNENQTLASITFQNYFRLYPKLAGMTGTAMTEAGEFAEIYKLEVVEIPTNMDVSRIDEDDEVYRTSDEKHQAIADLIADCHERGQPILVGTVSIEKSEELAGILKKRKIPHAVLNAKHHASEAGIISQAGAPGAVTIATNMAGRGTDIKLGGNVDMRIATELAKLDPESDEFQKRKAAIEAEVAAHREIVLKAGGLYVVGTERHESRRIDNQLRGRSGRQGDPGGSKFYLSLQDDLMRIFGSERIDGMLKKLGLQDGEAIVHPWINKALEKAQQKVEARNFEIRKNLLKFDDVMNDQRKVIYEQRRELMTADEVADTVHDMRHHVIEDMVTRYIPPKAFAEQWDVEGLHADALRVLGLDLPLDDWAKEEGIADVEIRERILKVADGKAAEKVANYGPEVIRDVEKSILLQVLDMVWKDHLLTLDHLRQGIGLRAYGQRDPLNEYKREAFNLFDELLVGLRERVTQVLLHVELHMTPPEDYSMSGGQQEMHETRVDPSLGYAQATGVLNDSSVPDSQAEEPAGPAPIRSRQAAAEVDPNDPSTWGKVARNAPCPCGSGRKYKHCHGRAG
- a CDS encoding HAD family phosphatase, translated to MPLALGAPSAVVFDLGGVLVAWDPRHLYRKLIPDETALEAFLGSVCTDEWNAQQDAGRSTADGTDDLVTQFPEHEDLIRAYYGRWIEMVPGPIDGAESLIRDLKKAGVPLLGLSNCAQETFETACEAYPFLNLFDDWVVSAREKVMKPDPEIYRIVTGRSGYAPHQLVFVDDRIENVEGARSQGWQGHHFKEASLLRNELASFGLLAG
- a CDS encoding peptidylprolyl isomerase, giving the protein MLARFARSAAVCLVAATAFHSAALAADPTPETVVARVNGEAVKFSDILVAREQLPAKYRQVPIDQVFEMLQAALINNKLLTVEARLQGLQDLPAIKERVQRVEDQLIARQLLLEHVNSQITDALMQESYQKVVAQNSGIEELHTRHILVNDEALAADLIAQLNKGADFADLAVNNSTGPTGPKGGDLGWTRLGSLVPEFEAAALTLQKGSHTPAPVKTQFGWHVIKMEDRRLAPVPTYEEAEPAIRAKLSNDIAVELTKELMTRSHVERFNLDGTPMAAPAAQ
- a CDS encoding TerB family tellurite resistance protein produces the protein MSERLTSVFEEQGEDGAFTILQVAVCALLIKAASADDDFQPEERAMIQGQLSQRFAMESEKASALIDSALEFLGGSNGLYACSMVLNDELDDSERESLLAMVWEIMYADGFLHQYEERLMRRVGPILDIEEEDSLRIRDEVRSRMEVSPE
- the thrC gene encoding threonine synthase, with the translated sequence MKYISTRGQAPDLPFDDVLLTGLARDGGLYVPDQWPTFSDDDWRAMRGLPYWEIAVRVMQPYVAGTIPEADFADMVRDAYAGFGHRAVAPMKQMGDNLWLMELFHGPTLAFKDMAMQILGRLFDYVLTQRGETVTIVGATSGDTGSAAIEACRDREAIECFILYPHGRVSDVQRRQMTTVPSDNVHCIALEGTFDDCQDAVKAMFNDIAFRDAKRLSAVNSINWARIMPQIAYYVAAAVNLGAPERKVSFAVPTGNFGNIFAAYAAGKMGLPIEQYIIGSNSNDILTRTLETGTMSMVPVVPTTSPSMDIQISSNFERLLFDLYGRDGASLTEAMTAFRAEGSLTFGSNQWEPMKAQFTGFRMDDIQSKQATNQIHQQTGELLDPHSIIGLKAAEACRANPSVPVVAMATAHPAKFPAAVEEATGVHPALPPRMSDLFERPERFTVQANDLAGLQSHISDVLTMRGPS